Proteins from a single region of Pseudopedobacter saltans DSM 12145:
- a CDS encoding SusC/RagA family TonB-linked outer membrane protein, protein MRIKIKQFSCFCFLVSLMCVAFTTHAQEARTVKGVVKDIEDSSVIPGVAVTVKGASGGTMTDIDGKFSIKVPQGSSTLVFTTVGMKSKEMVLKNETDVTVMMSKSVQDLESVVVIGYGVQKKSLVTGAIASLTPKDLEVPGLMRADQAIQGKTAGVTVMMNSGQPGSGVSIRIRGVGTNGSNDPLFIVDGFPRGDLEAVNPRDIETMEVLKDAASAAIFGARGANGVVIITTKSGKAGRTKLDYEYYRGFQNIRKYVDVLDATQYARIQNELHFNSNLPLPFSEIEIEKMGKGTDWQREVSYLNAPIQNHQVSLTGGNEKSSYASSFSYFSQSGTIAKGKSDFERYTGRINTKQNVIEGLLNTGVNLSVTNVKRASIATNSGNSGPILSAINMDPVTPVMNDDGTFAISRYVAQEIVNPIARIYYTNGSSGYTKMYADAFGELQILKGLKIKTSIGASLQYDEGRGYTPIYYLNSTNKTIATGASKSMAESKYLNIDNILTYTKKINLHSLTAMLGNTVNTGYGSNVSASKNGLLYDDPEFAYLSAAKDNTSATASGTAWESGFVSYFGRVNYDYDNKYMMTATYRVDGSYRFGKNNKFSYFPSVSAGWNIHKENFMQNVNQINSLKLRASWGGTGNDQIEDFRYLSTISTYARNYYFGSDVQQIGASPSGVSNQDLKWENSEQANIGIDAEFLKDFKLTFDLYKKSTKGLLLRIPIPLYAGNAQPWGNAGGVVNKGIELSLGYQKDFGKFYFDATINGAYNHNEVTLVGNSNGYLMGGNANNQMGDIARMEAGYPLGYFWLYTMDGIFQNQAEVNAHQKDGKLIQPNAVPGDIRFKDLNGDGIIDSKDRSMGGSPHPKYNYGLNLNARYKNLDVNVFFNGLADYKIFNSLHRWDLLTANFPVEIMNRWHGEGTTNSYPRVAAGDLNGNFTNPSTFFLEEGSFLRLKNASIGYTFRNIKAAKIDKIRVYASGTNLFVLTKYTGFDPEVSGGALGLGIDKGVYPQPRTIMLGASVGF, encoded by the coding sequence ATGAGAATCAAAATTAAACAGTTTTCATGTTTCTGTTTCCTGGTCAGTCTCATGTGTGTAGCTTTTACTACCCATGCGCAAGAGGCTAGAACAGTAAAAGGAGTCGTAAAAGACATTGAGGATAGTTCGGTTATACCCGGTGTTGCTGTTACGGTAAAAGGTGCCAGTGGAGGTACTATGACCGATATTGATGGAAAATTCAGTATCAAAGTACCGCAGGGATCATCAACTTTAGTTTTTACAACGGTGGGGATGAAAAGTAAAGAAATGGTCCTGAAAAATGAAACGGATGTAACCGTTATGATGAGTAAAAGTGTGCAGGATTTGGAAAGCGTTGTTGTTATAGGTTATGGAGTACAAAAAAAGAGCTTAGTAACAGGTGCTATTGCTTCTTTAACGCCAAAAGATTTGGAAGTACCCGGCTTGATGCGGGCAGATCAGGCTATTCAGGGAAAGACAGCTGGGGTAACAGTTATGATGAACAGCGGTCAACCAGGTTCTGGGGTAAGTATCAGAATCAGAGGTGTTGGGACCAATGGTAGTAATGATCCTTTATTTATTGTAGATGGATTTCCAAGAGGAGATCTGGAAGCGGTAAATCCAAGGGATATTGAAACGATGGAAGTGCTAAAGGATGCAGCGTCTGCAGCAATTTTTGGTGCTCGTGGAGCAAATGGAGTTGTTATCATCACTACAAAATCTGGAAAAGCAGGTAGAACTAAGTTAGATTATGAATATTATCGTGGATTTCAGAATATCAGAAAGTATGTGGATGTGTTGGATGCAACCCAATACGCGAGAATCCAAAATGAATTGCATTTTAATTCCAATTTACCACTTCCTTTTTCAGAAATAGAAATAGAGAAAATGGGAAAAGGAACAGATTGGCAGCGTGAGGTTTCTTACTTGAATGCACCTATTCAGAATCATCAGGTTTCTTTAACTGGTGGAAATGAAAAGTCATCTTATGCTTCTTCATTCTCTTATTTTTCGCAATCGGGAACAATTGCCAAAGGAAAATCTGATTTTGAGAGATACACTGGCCGTATCAATACCAAGCAAAATGTAATTGAAGGTTTATTGAATACAGGAGTAAATTTGAGTGTAACCAATGTGAAAAGAGCATCTATAGCTACCAATAGTGGTAATTCTGGCCCTATTTTAAGTGCCATAAATATGGATCCAGTGACTCCGGTAATGAATGATGATGGAACCTTTGCCATATCACGTTATGTTGCTCAGGAAATTGTAAACCCTATAGCAAGAATTTACTATACCAATGGATCTTCGGGTTATACAAAAATGTATGCAGATGCATTTGGAGAGCTACAAATTTTAAAAGGACTGAAGATTAAAACCAGTATTGGAGCTTCTTTGCAGTATGATGAAGGAAGAGGTTATACCCCCATTTATTACTTAAATTCTACGAATAAAACTATTGCTACAGGTGCCAGTAAATCTATGGCAGAAAGCAAGTATCTGAATATAGATAATATTCTGACTTATACCAAAAAAATCAATTTACATTCTCTAACAGCTATGTTGGGAAATACGGTGAATACAGGGTATGGATCCAATGTGTCCGCATCGAAAAATGGATTATTGTATGACGATCCAGAGTTTGCTTATCTAAGTGCAGCAAAGGACAATACGAGTGCGACTGCTTCGGGAACTGCTTGGGAGAGTGGGTTTGTTTCTTACTTCGGTCGTGTAAACTATGATTATGATAATAAATACATGATGACCGCAACCTATAGAGTGGATGGATCGTATCGATTTGGTAAGAATAACAAGTTTAGTTATTTTCCCTCAGTATCTGCTGGATGGAATATTCACAAGGAAAATTTCATGCAAAATGTTAATCAAATCAACTCTTTAAAACTAAGAGCTAGTTGGGGAGGGACAGGGAACGATCAAATTGAAGATTTTAGATATCTGTCAACAATAAGTACTTATGCAAGAAACTATTACTTTGGTTCAGATGTTCAACAAATTGGAGCCTCTCCAAGTGGTGTTTCAAACCAAGATCTTAAGTGGGAAAATTCAGAGCAAGCCAATATAGGTATCGACGCAGAATTTCTTAAAGATTTCAAATTAACCTTCGATTTATACAAGAAGTCTACCAAAGGTCTTTTATTGCGTATACCTATACCATTGTACGCAGGAAATGCTCAGCCATGGGGAAATGCAGGTGGTGTGGTAAATAAAGGGATAGAACTGTCTTTAGGTTATCAAAAAGATTTTGGTAAGTTCTATTTTGATGCTACTATAAACGGAGCCTATAATCATAATGAAGTAACCCTTGTCGGGAATTCAAATGGGTATTTAATGGGCGGTAATGCCAATAATCAAATGGGAGATATCGCTCGCATGGAAGCAGGTTACCCGCTTGGTTATTTCTGGTTATATACCATGGATGGGATCTTCCAGAATCAGGCAGAGGTTAATGCACACCAGAAAGATGGAAAGTTAATCCAGCCTAATGCTGTTCCGGGAGATATCAGATTTAAGGATTTGAATGGAGATGGCATCATAGACAGTAAAGACAGATCTATGGGAGGGTCTCCACATCCTAAATATAACTATGGTTTAAATCTAAATGCCCGCTATAAAAATCTGGATGTCAATGTATTCTTTAATGGTTTGGCAGATTATAAAATCTTTAATAGTTTGCATAGATGGGATTTACTGACAGCAAATTTCCCGGTTGAAATCATGAATCGTTGGCATGGAGAGGGAACCACTAATTCATATCCAAGAGTGGCTGCGGGTGATTTGAATGGGAATTTTACCAATCCATCTACATTCTTCCTGGAAGAAGGAAGCTTCTTGAGATTAAAGAATGCTTCTATTGGCTATACCTTCAGAAATATAAAAGCAGCTAAAATAGACAAAATACGAGTTTACGCTTCGGGGACCAATTTATTTGTCTTAACTAAATATACTGGATTTGATCCTGAAGTTTCTGGAGGTGCTTTAGGTTTAGGTATTGATAAAGGTGTTTATCCGCAGCCAAGAACCATTATGTTGGGTGCATCAGTAGGGTTTTAA
- a CDS encoding glycoside hydrolase family 5 protein produces the protein MKKLLFTITLFFAVASLNARDKFFSVQGKEIVDPNGKPFLIKGTNLGNWLVPEGYMFKFKRTNSPYMIHDMLGQLIGPTEAAKFWDTFLENYITHDDIRSLKKMGVNSIRVPFNYKLFTVEDYMGRNDASRGFKLLDRVISWCKAEGVYVILDMHCAPGGQTGDNIDDGYGYPFLFESKEDQKLAIDIWRSIAKRYAKESIIIGYDLLNEPVAHYFDSKTLNPLIVPLYKEMTAAIRSVDKNHIIFYGGSQWNTNFNIFSELLDKNAVYTFHKYGDKPDFGSIKRFIEFRDKFNAPIYIGETGENTDEWVREFRELLEKHNIGWHFWPYKKLDSPKNISSVQLPDNYQILIDYAEANRGSYKEIRELKVDRAAIKKILKQYLENIKYKNCEPNQGYIKALGLNLD, from the coding sequence ATGAAGAAGTTACTTTTTACCATAACCCTATTTTTTGCAGTCGCTTCCCTGAACGCAAGAGATAAGTTCTTTAGTGTACAAGGGAAAGAGATTGTTGACCCAAATGGTAAGCCCTTTTTAATAAAAGGAACAAATTTAGGAAACTGGTTGGTTCCCGAGGGCTATATGTTCAAGTTTAAAAGAACGAATTCTCCGTATATGATTCACGACATGTTGGGACAGTTGATTGGTCCAACGGAGGCAGCCAAATTTTGGGATACTTTTTTAGAGAATTATATCACACACGACGATATCAGGTCTTTAAAGAAAATGGGGGTAAATTCTATCAGAGTTCCTTTTAACTATAAGCTTTTTACGGTTGAAGATTACATGGGAAGAAACGATGCTTCCCGTGGTTTTAAACTACTTGATAGAGTTATTTCCTGGTGTAAAGCAGAAGGAGTTTATGTGATTTTGGATATGCATTGTGCGCCGGGCGGCCAAACAGGAGATAATATTGACGATGGTTACGGTTATCCCTTTCTTTTTGAAAGTAAGGAAGATCAAAAGCTGGCGATTGACATATGGAGAAGTATTGCAAAAAGATATGCTAAAGAGTCTATTATTATAGGTTATGATTTATTAAACGAACCGGTAGCACATTATTTCGATTCTAAAACGCTTAATCCGCTGATTGTTCCATTATATAAGGAAATGACAGCGGCTATCAGAAGTGTAGATAAAAACCATATTATATTTTATGGTGGGTCACAATGGAATACGAACTTCAATATATTCTCTGAACTCCTGGATAAAAATGCAGTTTATACTTTTCATAAATATGGGGATAAGCCAGACTTCGGCTCTATTAAACGTTTCATAGAGTTCAGAGATAAATTCAATGCACCAATTTATATTGGTGAAACCGGTGAGAATACAGATGAATGGGTAAGAGAGTTCCGCGAATTATTAGAAAAACATAATATTGGATGGCATTTCTGGCCATACAAAAAACTGGATAGCCCTAAAAATATAAGCTCTGTGCAGTTACCCGACAATTATCAGATACTTATCGATTATGCCGAAGCAAACAGAGGTTCTTATAAAGAAATTCGTGAGCTAAAAGTAGATAGAGCCGCGATTAAAAAAATTCTAAAGCAATATTTAGAAAATATAAAATATAAAAATTGTGAGCCAAATCAAGGCTATATTAAGGCATTGGGATTAAATCTAGATTGA
- a CDS encoding glycoside hydrolase family 2 protein, which produces MMQKLHFKCFLLLLVLIFVKTSAISSDLITNIPNRKTTSLNGKWQYIIDIYETGFYDYRYRERAEKDPEAYWNTDVPANSLDRKEHGYNDKYTLNVPGDWNSQADKFLYYEGTVWYKKSFDYKKSDTNNKLYVYFGAVSYRADVYLNGKKLGMHKGAFSPFNFEIPSSLLKEKDNFLVVKVDNRRYADEIPTLNTDWWNYGGIIRDVSLVEVPNQFISNYFIQLAKPHTKSNLIEGWVEVKNAKANEEVYVEIPELKINQKFTVNAAGRAEVKINAPKLKLWSLENPKLYQVNISSKADKVSEKIGFRNIEVQGEKVLLNGKSLFLRGISIHSEIPQEGRRANTQKDANQLLGWARELGCNMVRLAHYPHDEKMTRLADSLGLLVWSEIPVYWTIDFTSDKVFEKAKTQLDEMIDRDKNRASIIIWSVGNETPVSEVRTNFMKNLLAEARKQDPTRLVSAALEVNYHSEENMRWIDDPLGAYVDIVSFNQYLGWYGGTPESCRTANWGTHYKKPLFISETGAEAVGGFNADAKQLWSEEFQEWYYKEQVDMLKRMPSNFIGISPWILADFRSPRRNNPVYQEGWNNKGLYDHQGRKKKAFYVLKGYYDELAKKYK; this is translated from the coding sequence ATGATGCAAAAACTACATTTCAAATGTTTTCTGTTGCTGCTTGTGCTGATTTTTGTTAAAACTTCAGCAATAAGTTCAGATCTGATAACCAATATTCCAAATCGGAAGACAACAAGCCTTAACGGAAAATGGCAATACATTATTGACATTTATGAAACCGGATTTTATGATTATAGATACAGAGAGCGGGCAGAGAAAGATCCGGAGGCTTATTGGAATACCGATGTTCCGGCAAACTCCTTAGATAGAAAAGAGCATGGTTACAATGATAAGTATACGCTTAATGTTCCCGGAGACTGGAATTCACAAGCCGATAAGTTCCTGTATTATGAAGGGACTGTTTGGTACAAAAAAAGCTTTGACTATAAAAAGTCAGATACGAATAACAAGTTATACGTCTATTTTGGAGCCGTTAGTTATAGAGCAGATGTATATTTAAACGGCAAAAAACTTGGAATGCATAAAGGAGCATTCAGTCCTTTCAATTTTGAAATCCCGTCATCCCTTTTGAAAGAAAAGGACAATTTTTTAGTAGTTAAAGTAGATAATAGGAGATATGCAGATGAAATTCCAACCCTAAATACAGATTGGTGGAATTATGGAGGTATTATCAGAGATGTATCTCTGGTAGAAGTTCCAAATCAGTTCATCAGCAATTACTTTATCCAGCTGGCAAAACCTCATACAAAATCTAATTTAATAGAAGGCTGGGTTGAAGTTAAAAATGCGAAAGCAAACGAAGAGGTATATGTAGAAATACCAGAACTTAAAATCAATCAAAAATTTACGGTAAATGCTGCGGGAAGAGCAGAAGTGAAGATTAACGCACCTAAACTTAAATTATGGAGTTTAGAAAATCCTAAACTTTACCAGGTAAATATTAGCAGTAAAGCAGATAAGGTAAGTGAAAAGATTGGGTTTAGAAATATCGAGGTGCAGGGAGAGAAAGTTTTATTAAACGGCAAATCTCTTTTTTTAAGAGGGATCAGCATACACTCCGAAATTCCACAGGAGGGTAGAAGAGCCAATACACAAAAGGACGCTAATCAATTGCTTGGATGGGCAAGAGAATTAGGTTGCAACATGGTCCGCTTAGCACACTATCCACATGATGAAAAAATGACCCGTTTGGCAGATTCGCTGGGGTTATTAGTATGGTCAGAAATCCCAGTTTACTGGACTATTGATTTTACCAGCGATAAAGTGTTTGAAAAAGCAAAAACTCAGTTGGATGAAATGATCGATAGAGACAAAAACAGAGCGAGTATTATTATTTGGTCGGTTGGAAATGAAACTCCGGTAAGTGAAGTAAGAACCAATTTTATGAAAAATCTATTGGCGGAAGCGAGAAAGCAAGATCCTACTCGGTTAGTTTCTGCGGCATTAGAAGTGAATTATCATTCAGAAGAGAATATGAGGTGGATTGATGATCCACTAGGAGCTTATGTAGATATTGTTTCTTTTAACCAATATTTAGGCTGGTATGGCGGAACGCCAGAAAGTTGCAGAACAGCAAACTGGGGAACTCATTATAAAAAGCCATTGTTTATCAGCGAAACGGGAGCAGAAGCTGTAGGTGGATTTAATGCAGATGCCAAACAGTTGTGGAGTGAGGAATTTCAGGAATGGTACTATAAAGAACAAGTAGATATGTTAAAGCGGATGCCATCAAATTTCATTGGGATTTCCCCGTGGATATTGGCTGATTTTAGATCGCCGAGAAGAAATAATCCTGTTTATCAGGAAGGGTGGAACAATAAAGGGCTTTATGACCATCAGGGCAGAAAGAAAAAGGCATTTTATGTACTAAAGGGATATTACGACGAATTAGCTAAGAAATATAAATAA
- a CDS encoding transglutaminase-like domain-containing protein yields MNANEIPALIKLLDDPDPEIFKHIEDKLLSYGEEIVSYLESEWEKSFNPILQERLINLIHKIQFQNIKIDLELWFNSGSFDLLRGILIVNRYQYPDLNEQKVINQIEEIKREVWMQMMYESSPSEKVKLINHVFYTIYGFSGNTTNHKDPQNSYISQVLESKRGNQISLAIIYSIVAQKLDIPIYGVNLPQHFILAYIDEENQTQYDNDVLFYINVFNRGYIFGRRDIDLFLKQLKIQPDRSFYEPCSNVDIIKRVLRNLISSYEELGSEEKVKEIRQLLEVLA; encoded by the coding sequence ATGAACGCGAACGAAATCCCTGCATTAATTAAATTATTAGATGATCCGGATCCGGAGATCTTCAAACATATAGAAGACAAATTGCTTTCTTACGGGGAAGAGATTGTCTCTTATCTCGAGTCGGAATGGGAGAAATCTTTCAATCCGATTCTTCAGGAGCGATTGATCAATCTCATTCATAAGATACAATTCCAAAACATCAAGATTGATCTTGAACTCTGGTTTAACAGCGGCTCTTTCGACCTGTTAAGAGGAATTTTAATTGTTAACAGGTACCAGTACCCCGACCTAAACGAACAAAAGGTCATTAATCAGATTGAAGAGATTAAGCGCGAAGTCTGGATGCAGATGATGTATGAATCCAGTCCTTCTGAGAAAGTAAAACTTATTAACCACGTATTTTACACCATTTACGGATTTAGCGGAAACACCACCAATCATAAAGACCCACAAAATTCATATATAAGCCAGGTTCTGGAATCTAAACGGGGAAATCAGATTAGCCTGGCTATTATTTATTCTATTGTAGCGCAAAAACTGGATATTCCTATTTATGGGGTAAATTTACCGCAGCATTTTATTCTGGCTTATATCGACGAGGAGAACCAAACTCAATACGATAATGACGTATTGTTTTATATCAACGTTTTCAACCGAGGATATATATTTGGCCGGCGCGATATCGATCTTTTCTTAAAGCAGTTGAAAATACAGCCTGACCGCTCTTTTTACGAACCATGTTCGAATGTAGACATCATTAAAAGGGTCCTTCGAAATCTGATATCTTCTTATGAAGAATTAGGATCGGAGGAAAAGGTAAAAGAAATCAGGCAATTACTGGAGGTTCTTGCCTGA
- a CDS encoding two-component regulator propeller domain-containing protein translates to MLKYKPIVRLIHLVLFVLILVVPQVSKAQLKFKHLTINDGLSQNVVLCMIQDREGYIWMGTEDGLNRYDGYEFKHYKHSDDEWILKY, encoded by the coding sequence ATGCTCAAATACAAGCCTATTGTTCGGTTAATTCATCTCGTGTTGTTCGTTCTGATACTTGTTGTACCGCAGGTATCAAAAGCTCAGCTTAAGTTTAAACATCTTACGATTAACGACGGATTATCACAAAATGTGGTTCTGTGTATGATCCAGGATCGTGAGGGTTATATCTGGATGGGAACCGAAGACGGGCTGAACCGTTATGACGGCTATGAGTTTAAACATTATAAGCATAGTGATGACGAATGGATATTAAAATATTGA
- a CDS encoding O-methyltransferase produces the protein MVKFQFIKDFITHRLTSKTRHGIHSPFVYKMIDEVIYDLKTKDEYKNIEDLRKKLISDNRIITITDLGAGSHMNNNKQKAVAQIAKNALKPQKLAQLIYRLAKEMQPSNIIELGTCLGVTTSYLAKAAPHATIITMEGCPETAKVARENFQDLGLSNIQLEIGNFDDNFPNVIDRFQKLDFVFIDGNHRKDATLDYFKWSLPKVHENSLLIFDDIYWSKGMKEAWEEVKNHPDVSFTIDLFWIGLVFFRKGQAKEHFKVKF, from the coding sequence ATGGTAAAATTTCAATTCATTAAAGACTTTATAACACATAGGCTCACTTCGAAAACAAGACACGGAATACATTCTCCTTTTGTTTATAAAATGATAGACGAAGTTATCTATGATTTAAAGACTAAAGATGAATACAAAAATATCGAAGATTTACGTAAAAAGTTAATATCAGACAATAGAATTATTACCATAACTGATCTGGGTGCCGGCTCGCATATGAATAATAATAAGCAGAAGGCAGTTGCACAAATAGCAAAAAATGCTTTAAAGCCTCAGAAATTAGCTCAGTTGATTTATAGGTTGGCGAAAGAGATGCAACCCTCCAATATAATAGAATTGGGGACCTGCTTAGGTGTAACCACCTCTTACCTGGCTAAAGCTGCTCCGCATGCTACTATAATAACTATGGAAGGTTGTCCTGAAACGGCAAAAGTAGCGCGGGAAAATTTCCAGGATTTAGGACTAAGTAATATTCAATTAGAGATTGGAAATTTTGATGATAATTTTCCAAATGTAATAGATCGGTTTCAAAAATTAGATTTTGTCTTTATTGATGGAAATCATAGAAAAGATGCAACCCTCGATTATTTCAAATGGAGTTTGCCAAAAGTTCACGAAAATTCCCTCCTGATTTTTGATGATATCTATTGGAGTAAAGGAATGAAGGAGGCTTGGGAAGAGGTTAAAAATCATCCGGATGTAAGCTTCACAATCGATTTATTTTGGATAGGTTTGGTCTTCTTTAGGAAAGGCCAGGCTAAAGAGCATTTTAAGGTAAAGTTTTAA
- a CDS encoding 7TM diverse intracellular signaling domain-containing protein encodes MSKFLSVLFFLIITICRTVTCQEIVKLDSETKQHILSYNEIKVFEDKTGKLDIGNISSAEFDASFKSSRTFVPKTSNSKSTYWYKIRLENTNAKGAFLLEFYDQTIDDIRIYYQNKPGSFRLHQFGAQLPFEKRQIHHKNFTFNVNRRFEGDRTYYIAVKTEQPAAVMIVLKKVNWFIQYGLREYVLLGVLYGMILVFCLYNLVMFLAVRQKQYLFYVLYNLSIGMFEISSNGIGFQYLWPGSPGWNEIAYGVALYLAAIFSMLFTREFLHLKHKVPVLDKIILSYLSLRTVFFLICLFINNHWFVYKVIEVIPVLLALISGIVILRKGYYPARFFVAGYSFIFLGILIRIIKVLNIGKMPFGPANFYSLSFCLIMEMLFVTFAIGDNIRLLKKKKEKAQKRIIQELESKQKLKDKLNVELENKVALRTREVLEKSEIIEAQNKELLVQAEAIRKMNELLSIDNTELKKNITEVTEARVMSKILSYEEFIKIYPDNETCVKFLHELKEQRGFKCRKCNHTDFYVGHQPYSKRCASCDYEESVINGTIFQNSRIPLNKAFYMVYIVYTTKGKISSYKLAEILELRQATCWANLNKIKSLMQERKKEFKGAGEDGWNKLVFA; translated from the coding sequence ATGTCTAAATTTTTATCCGTATTATTTTTTCTAATCATAACAATTTGCCGAACTGTAACCTGTCAGGAAATAGTTAAACTGGATTCAGAGACGAAGCAACACATTCTTTCTTATAATGAGATAAAAGTATTCGAGGATAAGACAGGAAAGTTAGATATCGGTAATATATCTTCAGCAGAATTTGATGCAAGTTTTAAAAGCAGTAGAACTTTTGTTCCAAAAACATCAAATAGTAAATCCACCTACTGGTATAAAATAAGGCTGGAAAATACGAATGCTAAAGGAGCTTTCTTGCTTGAATTTTATGATCAGACAATTGATGACATAAGAATATACTATCAAAACAAACCAGGTTCTTTTCGCCTTCATCAATTCGGGGCCCAGCTTCCCTTTGAGAAACGACAAATTCACCATAAGAACTTCACTTTTAATGTCAATCGCAGGTTTGAAGGAGACAGGACATATTATATAGCCGTTAAAACAGAACAACCCGCGGCAGTTATGATTGTACTCAAAAAAGTAAATTGGTTCATTCAGTACGGGTTGAGAGAATATGTGCTTTTGGGAGTTTTATATGGAATGATACTCGTATTCTGTCTTTACAACCTCGTCATGTTTCTCGCTGTCAGGCAAAAACAGTATCTGTTTTATGTGCTCTATAATCTAAGTATAGGCATGTTCGAAATAAGCTCTAACGGAATAGGGTTTCAATATCTTTGGCCTGGTTCTCCGGGATGGAACGAAATAGCGTATGGTGTAGCACTTTATCTCGCTGCTATATTCAGTATGCTGTTTACCAGAGAATTTCTGCATTTAAAACATAAAGTTCCGGTTCTAGACAAAATCATCTTAAGTTACCTTAGTCTCAGAACTGTTTTCTTTCTGATATGTCTTTTTATCAATAATCATTGGTTTGTTTATAAGGTTATAGAAGTAATTCCGGTACTACTAGCGCTCATCTCGGGAATTGTAATTCTTAGAAAAGGATATTATCCCGCAAGATTCTTTGTCGCAGGATATTCTTTTATTTTTCTTGGAATACTCATCAGGATCATTAAAGTATTAAATATTGGAAAAATGCCTTTTGGTCCTGCCAATTTTTATAGTTTAAGCTTCTGCTTAATTATGGAGATGCTTTTTGTGACTTTTGCCATTGGTGATAATATACGCCTGTTAAAGAAGAAGAAGGAAAAGGCACAAAAGAGAATTATTCAGGAATTAGAATCTAAGCAAAAGCTTAAAGACAAATTAAATGTAGAACTGGAGAATAAAGTTGCTTTAAGAACGAGAGAGGTATTAGAAAAGTCTGAAATTATAGAAGCTCAAAATAAAGAGCTTTTGGTGCAGGCCGAAGCGATTCGCAAAATGAATGAATTGCTATCTATAGACAACACAGAGCTAAAGAAGAATATTACAGAAGTTACAGAAGCTCGCGTAATGTCTAAAATCCTTAGTTACGAAGAATTCATTAAAATTTACCCTGATAACGAAACATGTGTTAAATTTTTACACGAGTTAAAAGAACAAAGAGGCTTTAAATGCAGAAAATGCAATCATACTGATTTTTATGTGGGACATCAGCCTTATAGCAAAAGATGTGCTTCTTGCGATTATGAAGAGTCCGTGATTAACGGAACAATTTTTCAAAATAGTAGAATCCCACTAAATAAAGCGTTTTATATGGTGTACATCGTTTATACCACCAAGGGTAAAATATCATCCTATAAGCTTGCCGAGATTTTAGAGCTAAGGCAGGCAACCTGCTGGGCAAACCTTAATAAGATAAAATCGCTGATGCAGGAAAGAAAAAAAGAATTTAAGGGCGCAGGAGAAGACGGATGGAACAAATTGGTTTTTGCATGA
- the aqpZ gene encoding aquaporin Z: protein MKKLFAEFFGTFWLVFGGCGSAIFASHIAPAENGQIGILLLGVALAFGLTVLTMAYAVGHISGGHFNPAVSFGLLAGGRFSAKDLIPYILAQCIGGIVAAAALYTINGGTGGNAAGAFASNFYDSAVYFGKSYSLGQAFLAEFLLTMFFLIIIMGATDKFAKGKFAGIAIGLGLTLIHLISIPITNTSVNPARSLSQALFVGGQATAQVWLFWVAPILGGILGGLIYKFLLQKKEE, encoded by the coding sequence ATGAAAAAATTGTTTGCTGAATTTTTCGGTACCTTTTGGTTGGTGTTCGGAGGATGTGGTAGCGCAATCTTCGCTTCGCACATTGCCCCGGCTGAAAATGGACAAATAGGTATTCTTCTTCTTGGAGTTGCCCTTGCATTTGGTCTTACCGTGCTTACGATGGCTTATGCTGTAGGTCATATCTCCGGAGGGCATTTTAATCCTGCGGTTTCTTTTGGATTATTGGCAGGGGGCAGATTTTCTGCGAAAGATCTGATACCTTATATTTTGGCGCAGTGTATAGGTGGAATAGTGGCTGCTGCTGCTTTATACACCATAAATGGAGGGACAGGTGGTAATGCAGCAGGAGCTTTTGCCAGTAATTTTTATGACTCTGCGGTGTATTTTGGTAAAAGCTATTCTTTGGGGCAGGCATTTTTGGCCGAGTTTTTACTGACCATGTTTTTTCTCATTATTATTATGGGGGCAACTGATAAATTTGCCAAGGGAAAATTTGCGGGGATAGCTATAGGCCTGGGTTTGACTTTAATACACCTAATTTCTATTCCCATCACCAATACATCAGTAAATCCTGCAAGATCCCTTTCTCAGGCACTTTTTGTAGGCGGACAGGCAACTGCTCAGGTCTGGTTGTTTTGGGTAGCACCCATTTTAGGTGGCATTTTAGGAGGATTGATCTATAAATTTCTGTTACAAAAAAAAGAAGAATAA